A genomic segment from Salvia splendens isolate huo1 chromosome 13, SspV2, whole genome shotgun sequence encodes:
- the LOC121760798 gene encoding uncharacterized protein LOC121760798, whose product MIVSHHPNDAMREIQDAQKEQRAALDMLTKQLSQVAMSLGELRGNEGKILATVQPPGRENISEVSLRSGKVYQSPSPPVMSPASMSGPSREEEGESSRVGQAKGTDKGKAKVGGESSEGSQGEEAEKVKPYLYRGMVTRKRDAMIDVANMFKEVEVKVPLLTALKMPPISKFVKDYLAGKINKEGRLITEENVSVVIQRNDLPSKKTDPGMFTLPISIGEIQVEHAMCDLGTSINVLPYSIYRKLGAAKLVDTDIMIQLADR is encoded by the coding sequence ATGATAGTCTCGCACCATCCCAATGATGCAATGAGGGAAATCCAGGATGCCCAGAAAGAGCAGCGGGCGGCGTTggatatgcttacaaagcaaCTTTCTCAAGTTGCGATGTCGTTGGGAGAGCTGAGGGGAAATGAGGGAAAAATCCTTGCTACTGTGCAGCCACCTGGTCGTGAAAACATCAGCGAAGTGTCCCTAAGATCAGGGAAAGTCTACCAAAGCCCTAGCCCACCTGTGATGTCTCCAGCATCAATGTCTGGACCAAGCCGTgaagaggaaggagaatccagtAGGGTGGGTCAAGCAAAAGGGACAGACAAAGGCAAAGCGAAAGTGGGAGGTGAATCCTCAGAAGGAAGTCAGGGAGAAGAAGCAGAGAAAGTAAAACCATATCTGTACCGAGGAATGGTGACAAGGAAAAGAGACGCCATGATTGACGTGGCTAATATGTTCAAGGAAGTGGAAGTGAAGGTGCCGCTCTTGACGGCCTTAAAGATGCCCCCGATCAGTAAATTCGTCAAGGACTACCTGGCGGGAAAAATCAACAAAGAAGGGAGACTTATTACAGAGGAGAACGTCTCTGTCGTGATCCAGAGAAACGACCTCCCCTCCAAGAAGACTGATCCGGGAATGTTCACGCTCCCAATTTCGATTGGGGAAATTCAAGTGGAGCACGCGATGTGCGATTTGGGGACGTCTATCAACGTTCTACCATACTCCATCTATAGGAAGCTGGGAGCGGCCAAGCTCGTCGACACTGACATCATGATCCAATTGGCCGACAGATAG